The DNA sequence ATCCAGCATGTATGCTCCGGATTAATTAAAAACCTTTTTTTAAACGCAGTAAAGTGAAACTCTCCAGCGTAGAAAGGATTAGGGGTCGTGATTATTATTACACCATCAGCTTTGAGAAGACGCGAGCAGTTTTCAAAAAAACCTTCAAAATTCGCCAGATGTTCAATCAGATCACCGGCGACGATTACGTCAAAGGTCTCGTGAATGGCCAGCGGTTTTGTCACGTCGCCCCAAATTATGTCATAGCCTAAGGCATTAAGTTTCTTTATTTCATCAGGCAAGTAATCCACGCCTATCACTTTTTTTGCGACAAATTTTATTATTTTATGTAGCCAGTTGGGATCATTGATCGCAAAATTAGCACTGTGGCGTATACAGCCCAAGTCGAGCACACTTTTCCCCCTGCATGCATCCTGAATAAAGTTTTCCTTCACGACAGGTTTCGAATTGTTCAATTTCGCAGCCAACGCATAACGTGCAACCATCAGCTTCTCCTCACGAGTTCTTGTAGATGTACGCGGTTGAAATAGAAGAACGGATCAATTGTTATAAAGTCTGTGCATTGGATCGATGAAGGCCCACTTCGCCTGGGAGTAGGGGACGACGATCTTCACCGGCACCAACCCGCCGGGCTTGCTGATTCTCTACAGTTCTTCCATCCCCTTGATGACGTCATCGAGGTGCTCCAGAACGTTGTCTACATAAGTTCCATCGAAGGTAGTGCCACCGAAGGGGTAGGGGAATGAATTGAAATCCTGCACCACATCGGCGCTGGTATTTATGTTCACATCGATACCGATCGCACCCGGCCGCTTTTGGCTACCGCATCCAAGATCAATATCTTCCGTGATTCTGCCATGCGAAGCACCTTTCCTGAAAAGAATAGCCTGTTTCGTCGCTCAACCCTTATTTCGGCTGGTGCCAACCCGATTACTCGATTTTCCACAAACAAAATGAACTAATTCAGTTCCTTTTTTGTCTTTTTTTCGTGCCAGGTACGGCGTCTCTATTGTTTCTAGCAGGTCAAAGCCCGCTGTAGTGATCGCTTTTTCCCAATACCAGCGCGGATAAAATCTATCGCCCAGATATGCATCATAGAGATATCCGCTGGAAGAGATGGACGGCGATACGGTCTTGTAGCGGCGGAGGACGGAATTTGTCATGATTGATAAAAATTGTTTGAAAATTAAAAGAAGATATTTAAAGCTTCCGTGGGGATTCTCATTTAATATAAAAAGGATGCCGTCTTCTTTTATGACACGGTGTGCTTCTTTTAAAATATTTTCAAGATTGTCGCTATGATGTAATGAGGAACTGGCCACGACGATATCGACGGACTCGTTATCGAATAAAATGGGCGAGAATAACCCAAGAACCGGAGTGATCTTTTCTGTGTTCGCATCCATTAGCCTCGCGATCTCGGGAAACATTATCGTTAAGAAATATTCACTGGAATCAAGAAGAAAAATGTTCCTGACTTGGTCTAACTTTGATAAATACGCACTCAGCCACCCGGTGCCTCCACCGATGTCCAGCACAGAGCAAGTGGATTTATTGATATATTTCCCCCAGTCTATCAGCTTGATCGCATCCAATAGATTCCACTCCTCATGCAAGCTTCTGTAGTGCTCCCTGGGATCTCTCCATGCTTTTAAATACTGCGGATAATAGATCTCGATTGCTTTGTCCCACTGAGCTATCGTATGGTTAAGTTGATCATTGGTCCAGTTCTGCATGTGGTCTTCCTTATGCGGCAATATCCTGGAGGCACTGGGCCTTTGGATCAAAGAACCCCGAGCGCAGATTTGAATTGAGCAACGATGTGCCTCATCTCTTGACGATCCATGCCGATAAGCCACGGCATCATCCATATGAAGATCGAGACTAGAATCAGATAGAAGACACCGGCGGTGAGAAATGGTGGCAGAAGACTTCTTATCGCATCCGAGCGCGAAAGTTGCCAGAAAAGACCGACTCCCTGCTTGGCCGCGTAGCCTGAGATCATTACCAGGCCGATGCCGATGACTTGGTAAAGCCACTCGAATTTCCAGCCATGGTACCGGGCGATAAGCCATGCCAGTATGTTTACAGACAAGATGTTCAATAAAATCATCTTGAGCGCCATCCCGACGGCGCCGAGTCCTAATCCGGGAATAGTAACTCCATGAGTTGGGGCCTGTACCAAGTACGCCAAAGGAAGACTGATCAGCATCATAGCAATGCTCATTTTCGTGTATGCCGTAGTGTGTCCTCCTGCCAGCAACATGGTCCCGCCGATCTGCCCCATGGACTGGTGAATCGGATAGAGAAACATGATCACTAATACCGGCACTGCCGTGAGGTAGGATTTTCCCAGTAAGACAGCAACGATCTGTTCGGTCCAGGGAATCAGGAAGCCTGATAATACCGCCCCGAGCATGACGAGCGAACGGGATACTTTATGGTAAAGTGCGGCAAGACGCTGCTTATCCTGGCGTGCATTGGCCTCAGCGATCTCTTTCCAGAAGACATTTAAGATGGAGGTGGTAGCCAACAGACTGACACTCGCGAACTGATAGGCGATCTGGTAAAAACCTTGCTGGCTTGGTCCTCCAAAGCGCTGAAGTAGCCAGCGATCGGCAAACTCATACAAGAAGGCAACCAATGATAAAAAAGCCAAAGGCTGACAATATAACCAGTATTCCTTCAACAGGGATCCGGCAGAGAGGGCCCCGGACTCATCTGGCCCCGTTGTTGCCTCCTTATCCCGTAAAAACCGAAACGCCCAGAGGGCTGCCAGCGGGTATTCCCCGATCAAAAGCAGAAACACCATTCTGACCGATAAAAGATCGTAGGCAAGGAGCATGAAAACAAGGCCAAGGTGGCCAATCGCTACTGCCGTGCAAATGATCTGAACCCGGATGGTCTTTCTCGACGCCTCTCCGATCTGGTTCAACGTCTGCCATACCTGTTGCTGCATGAAAGCCGCAGCAAAGGAAAGTAAAATAATCGTACGTGAATGACCCAGCCATACCTTTTCGATCATCGCATTAGGCAGGAGCACGATAATCAGGACTGCGGGAATGACAAATTGCAGCGCAAGCCAAGCATAGTAATAAAGGTAAAACCGGCGGCTCCTGGGTCGCTGCGAGATAAATGTATAAAAAGCACTGGAAGTCCCCATATCCAGAAGCGTCCGAACAGCAACGAAGCTCCCGAGCAGAAACATCATGTCTCCGTAACCCGCAGGGTTCAGCCCGCGTGCAATGAGGAGCCCGCTGAAGAAACCGATCACGGAACGCACGGTGTTCGAGAGCACGGATACGATGAATCGAGTTTTTACGGACGAAGAATCTATCATATCAGAAAGACAGTCTCTGTTTTTCTGAATTCATTTTCTGTATCTCTCTTGCTACGAACTCCCAGGTCGTCAACTCCTCCGCATCCGGCGATTTTACGTACTTATACTTGTACTCATCGTAATTATCCCTGGGCCAGTTCGCGTAATCAAAGCTGGTTCCGTTCAACTCGGAGGGGTCGTCTATGTTGATGGTCTTTGCTCCCAAGGCAGTCTTCATTGCATCCATTGCAGTAGAGAAATGACTATTCTTCATCATTTCCTCGGTTTTTATGATTACGGCCGGCTTGTTGAAAAGGACCGCAAAACTGACAGCCGTACTGCCATGCAGCAGCACCAGGGAGCTTTTTGCAACGAGTTCGACGGTCTTCCCTTTGATGATCTCACGTTCCCCGTATATCCCTGACATTTGTTCATAGTGCGAACGGGGATGGGCGGCGATCACGACCTTAAGGCCCGTTTTTTTCTCGATCACATCAAACAACCGGGCCATGCTCGGGAAATATTTTTCCGGGGTCAGGGGTCTCAGGTTCAATATTGCGAAATCGACATTATGGCATGCGTTTTCGTCGAGGAAAACGCAGGTCCTCTCGATTGTCCTCTCGGCGGGGCTCGTTTTCCTGATGTAGTGGAGAAAGGTGTCATAATCCAGGGAATGAATCGAGGTCACCCTTTCAGAAGCGACCTTAAACCTTCTCAGGTAAGCATCGGCAACCTCTGAATTTCCGCAGAAAATCCGTTCTGGAGAGGCATACAACGCCGTATTTCTTTTCAGGAAGGCGATGATCTTCCGCACGGCATAACTCGCCAGTTTCTTCGGGTTCAAGGCCGTTTTGATCTTCGTGAACAATCGCTTCGCACGGCCCCTGGTTACCGGTAAGGCGCCTGCCGAGATCAAGAAGTATTTTGCCCGGTAGCGGCCCAGGACCCTGAATAATTTCTCTGTCTTGAGGTCCGGATCGGCGAAACCCATTATGTAATCTATGAAAACAGCACTGGACGCAACGGAACTTACCCGGCGCTCGAAATCCTCATAGGAAGTTATCTTACGGATGAGGTTCCTATCGGCTTCCCGATTGTCTCGACTGCATTCCAGGGAGGCAGGGGTCAAGAAAGGGGACAGGTCATAGACCTCGACAGTATACCCCTCTGATCGCAGGTATTCGAAACCCCACTTTTCCTGATCATGGCTGGATAGGGGGAAGTGTACCAGAAAGATGATTCTTGTTATGCCGGCTCGTGTCACCAAGCAGTGAGGCCTCCATCGACAATAATGTTCTGGCCACTTACATAGGAGGACGCATCTGAAGCCAAAAAGAGCAACGCTCCGACCATTTCCTCGGCCTCGGCCATGCGCCCCAGCGGGACCCTGGCGCTGTATTTTTCACTGAAGGTGTTGTTTTGACCTGAGGAGACGCCTCCCGGTGAAAGAGTGTTCGTGCGGACGCCGCGCGGACCCCAGTAGGCTGCGAGATATTTTGTCATGGCGATCACAGCGCCTTTTGTCGCCGAGTAGATCAAAGGTGTATTGATGGCGCCGCCAAGTTTCTCGTACCAGGACCCTTCGTATATCCGTTGGTCTGGTCCGACCACGCCGTAGATGGAACTGACATTGATGATACTGCCACGGCCCCTGGCCGCCATGGCAGGGCCAAGTTCCCGTATCACCAGGAACATGCCGGTAACATTGACCGCCATCACCTGGTTCCAGTCCGCGAGGGTGAACTTGTCGAGGAGAGC is a window from the Nitrospirota bacterium genome containing:
- a CDS encoding class I SAM-dependent methyltransferase, encoding MVARYALAAKLNNSKPVVKENFIQDACRGKSVLDLGCIRHSANFAINDPNWLHKIIKFVAKKVIGVDYLPDEIKKLNALGYDIIWGDVTKPLAIHETFDVIVAGDLIEHLANFEGFFENCSRLLKADGVIIITTPNPFYAGEFHFTAFKKRFLINPEHTCWIDPQALSQLSNRFSYEINEIYFIKNSWSLKNLICETEQHPYDILQGVWQGDSLRLQLMRRIMGAIFNLFYVPYTMFTGSRSRLVRHSDYLAVLARRADASSIDSITRIKS
- a CDS encoding lipopolysaccharide biosynthesis protein gives rise to the protein MIDSSSVKTRFIVSVLSNTVRSVIGFFSGLLIARGLNPAGYGDMMFLLGSFVAVRTLLDMGTSSAFYTFISQRPRSRRFYLYYYAWLALQFVIPAVLIIVLLPNAMIEKVWLGHSRTIILLSFAAAFMQQQVWQTLNQIGEASRKTIRVQIICTAVAIGHLGLVFMLLAYDLLSVRMVFLLLIGEYPLAALWAFRFLRDKEATTGPDESGALSAGSLLKEYWLYCQPLAFLSLVAFLYEFADRWLLQRFGGPSQQGFYQIAYQFASVSLLATTSILNVFWKEIAEANARQDKQRLAALYHKVSRSLVMLGAVLSGFLIPWTEQIVAVLLGKSYLTAVPVLVIMFLYPIHQSMGQIGGTMLLAGGHTTAYTKMSIAMMLISLPLAYLVQAPTHGVTIPGLGLGAVGMALKMILLNILSVNILAWLIARYHGWKFEWLYQVIGIGLVMISGYAAKQGVGLFWQLSRSDAIRSLLPPFLTAGVFYLILVSIFIWMMPWLIGMDRQEMRHIVAQFKSALGVL
- a CDS encoding methyltransferase domain-containing protein, producing the protein MQNWTNDQLNHTIAQWDKAIEIYYPQYLKAWRDPREHYRSLHEEWNLLDAIKLIDWGKYINKSTCSVLDIGGGTGWLSAYLSKLDQVRNIFLLDSSEYFLTIMFPEIARLMDANTEKITPVLGLFSPILFDNESVDIVVASSSLHHSDNLENILKEAHRVIKEDGILFILNENPHGSFKYLLLIFKQFLSIMTNSVLRRYKTVSPSISSSGYLYDAYLGDRFYPRWYWEKAITTAGFDLLETIETPYLARKKDKKGTELVHFVCGKSSNRVGTSRNKG
- a CDS encoding SDR family oxidoreductase; amino-acid sequence: MPGLKDLPHNHFDLSGKTAVVTGGTGILGSLYCRRLAEAGAQVIVADLSAESCATLAAEITEKTGVTAAGLAVDLSDESSVMRWAKQINGLYQNVDVLVNNAAAKSPGFFALLDKFTLADWNQVMAVNVTGMFLVIRELGPAMAARGRGSIINVSSIYGVVGPDQRIYEGSWYEKLGGAINTPLIYSATKGAVIAMTKYLAAYWGPRGVRTNTLSPGGVSSGQNNTFSEKYSARVPLGRMAEAEEMVGALLFLASDASSYVSGQNIIVDGGLTAW